One genomic segment of Entelurus aequoreus isolate RoL-2023_Sb linkage group LG25, RoL_Eaeq_v1.1, whole genome shotgun sequence includes these proteins:
- the LOC133642492 gene encoding cdc42 effector protein 4-like produces MPILKQLVSGSSHKTRRSRTDLTREMISAPLGDFRHTMHVGRSGDAFGDTSFLSTRSGEPPAESTSFPSSPRPGLLSRTFRSSKRSQSVTRVDQHPLVVSGGSPTYVKNAMSLPFLNDEDRGDGMVAKSLSSSPLKQLAECDGAAANHFLEVEERRFGEATELPESCRPSLCGMKHAESVMSFHVDLGPSMLGDILGVMEKEDDDLGYEEGKSSEGRASPPLSNHEEEDRRKTDEKEATLRSSPRPEKEICGVHTPETRPKHLQHLDSCSVSSSGSAALDERAHVYAADTDSATFSAPPEEESNFSSFLDDEDDEIRL; encoded by the coding sequence ATGCCCATCCTAAAGCAGCTGGTGTCCGGCTCCTCCCACAAGACCCGGCGTTCCCGCACCGACCTGACCAGGGAGATGATCAGCGCCCCGCTCGGCGACTTCCGCCACACCATGCACGTCGGCCGCAGCGGCGACGCCTTCGGCGACACCTCCTTCCTCAGCACGCGCTCTGGAGAACCCCCGGCGGAGTCCACCTCCTTCCCCAGCTCCCCCCGGCCGGGCCTGCTGTCGCGCACCTTCAGGAGCAGCAAGCGCTCCCAGTCGGTGACCCGCGTGGACCAGCACCCCCTGGTGGTCTCGGGCGGGTCGCCCACTTACGTGAAGAACGCCATGTCGCTGCCGTTTCTCAACGACGAGGACCGAGGAGATGGCATGGTGGCCAAGAGTCTGTCCTCCAGTCCTTTGAAGCAGCTGGCGGAATGCGACGGCGCCGCCGCCAATCACTTCCTGGAGGTGGAGGAGCGAAGATTCGGCGAGGCGACGGAACTACCCGAGAGCTGCCGCCCCTCTTTATGCGGAATGAAGCACGCGGAGTCGGTCATGTCCTTCCACGTGGACTTGGGGCCGTCCATGCTGGGGGACATCCTGGGCGTGATGGAGAAGGAGGACGACGACCTGGGCTACGAGGAAGGCAAGAGCAGCGAAGGCCGCGCCTCGCCGCCTCTCAGCAACCACGAGGAAGAAGACCGCCGGAAAACGGACGAAAAGGAAGCAACTCTGAGATCCTCCCCGCGCCCAGAAAAAGAGATCTGTGGGGTACACACCCCCGAGACCCGCCCCAAGCACCTGCAACACCTGGACAGCTGTTCCGTGTCCAGCTCGGGCTCGGCGGCGCTGGACGAGCGAGCCCACGTGTACGCCGCCGACACGGACAGCGCCACCTTCAGCGCTCCGCCGGAAGAGGAAAGCAACTTCTCGTCCTTCTTAGACGACGAAGACGACGAGATCCGCCTGTGA